From a single Arthrobacter sp. SLBN-112 genomic region:
- a CDS encoding AAA family ATPase codes for MEPHRRTANNASAPNLNLAGVADSVSHLNGHRPAAMDSGSFHAAAQRILTTVNTVIDGKSDAAKLALTVLLAQGHLLLEDVPGVGKTLLAKTLARTIDCTVNRIQFTPDLLPSDVTGVSIYNQASRLFEFRPGAVFANIVIGDEINRASAKTQSALLECMEEHQVTVDGTSYKLDEPFMVVATQNPIEMEGTYPLPEAQRDRFMARISMGYPDKAAEIEMLETHQAVSPLANVSPVVTAADVAAMTATVQQVYVSEAVKEYTVSVGRATRESPLLRLGASPRSMLQLLRAAKATAALDGRDFVLPDDVRDVAEAVLAHRIILDRKAAGAGETPHSVLRGILSRLPVPQAQTGQPNRAAAAAGSRNH; via the coding sequence ATGGAACCCCACCGACGCACTGCCAACAATGCCAGCGCACCGAACCTGAACCTGGCCGGCGTCGCCGATTCCGTCAGCCACCTGAACGGGCACCGGCCGGCGGCCATGGATTCGGGGTCCTTCCACGCCGCGGCGCAGCGCATCCTCACCACGGTCAACACGGTCATCGACGGCAAATCCGATGCTGCCAAGCTGGCCCTCACAGTCCTGCTCGCGCAGGGCCACCTGCTGCTGGAGGACGTGCCCGGCGTCGGAAAGACCCTGCTCGCAAAGACCCTCGCCCGGACCATCGACTGCACCGTCAACCGCATCCAGTTCACCCCGGACCTGCTGCCCTCCGACGTCACCGGGGTTTCCATCTACAACCAGGCCTCCAGGCTCTTCGAATTCCGGCCGGGTGCGGTCTTCGCGAACATCGTCATCGGCGACGAAATCAACCGCGCATCCGCCAAGACCCAGTCCGCGCTGCTGGAATGCATGGAGGAGCACCAGGTCACGGTGGACGGTACGTCCTACAAGCTGGATGAGCCGTTCATGGTGGTGGCCACCCAGAACCCCATTGAAATGGAGGGCACATATCCCCTGCCCGAGGCCCAGCGGGACCGGTTCATGGCCCGGATTTCCATGGGCTACCCGGACAAGGCCGCAGAGATCGAGATGCTCGAAACCCACCAGGCGGTCTCGCCGCTGGCCAATGTCTCCCCCGTCGTCACGGCGGCGGACGTGGCAGCGATGACCGCCACCGTCCAGCAGGTCTATGTCTCGGAAGCCGTCAAGGAATACACGGTGTCAGTGGGCAGGGCCACCAGGGAGAGCCCGCTGCTGCGGCTGGGCGCCAGTCCCCGCTCCATGCTGCAGTTGCTGCGCGCCGCAAAGGCCACAGCCGCCCTCGACGGACGCGACTTTGTCCTGCCGGACGATGTGCGGGACGTGGCCGAGGCCGTCCTGGCGCACCGCATCATCCTGGACCGGAAGGCAGCCGGCGCAGGCGAGACCCCGCACAGCGTGCTGCGGGGCATCCTGTCCCGGCTGCCCGTGCCCCAGGCCCAGACCGGGCAGCCCAACCGGGCCGCGGCCGCCGCCGGCAGCAGGAACCACTAG
- a CDS encoding TatD family hydrolase encodes MCNSSIPAAYRVPSDEGTPDPDAPRRKDFPPAPEPLPVPVMDNHTHLDFPEGKGPVGIKAALDAAAAVGVQGAVQVGCDLESSRFTVEAVDQDERLLGAVALHPNDAPHYAARGELETALAEIERLAAHPRIRAIGETGLDFYRTQGEGLRHQEYSFRRHIDIAKRLDLTLQIHDRDAHGDVVRVLREEGAPDRVVFHCFSGDEDLAKTCNEQGWWMSFAGTLTFRNATNLRAALAVADRQLIMVETDAPFLTPHPHRGRPNASYMVPYTVRSMAELTGSDLAGLCTAISENTVRAYGSWA; translated from the coding sequence ATGTGCAATTCCTCTATTCCCGCCGCCTACCGGGTGCCATCCGACGAGGGGACGCCGGACCCGGACGCCCCGCGCCGGAAGGATTTCCCGCCCGCGCCCGAGCCCCTGCCGGTACCGGTCATGGACAACCACACGCACTTGGATTTCCCGGAAGGAAAGGGTCCCGTAGGGATCAAGGCTGCGCTGGATGCCGCGGCGGCCGTAGGGGTGCAGGGCGCCGTCCAGGTGGGCTGCGACCTGGAATCCTCGCGGTTCACCGTAGAGGCGGTGGACCAGGATGAACGGCTCCTGGGGGCTGTGGCCCTGCATCCCAATGATGCTCCGCACTATGCGGCCCGCGGTGAACTGGAAACGGCCCTTGCCGAGATCGAACGACTGGCTGCGCATCCCCGGATCCGGGCCATCGGTGAAACCGGACTGGACTTCTACCGCACCCAAGGCGAGGGGCTGCGCCATCAGGAGTACTCGTTCCGCCGGCACATCGACATCGCCAAACGCCTGGACCTCACCCTCCAGATCCACGACCGGGACGCGCACGGCGACGTGGTGCGGGTGCTCCGGGAAGAGGGGGCGCCGGACAGGGTGGTGTTCCACTGCTTCTCCGGAGACGAGGACCTGGCGAAAACCTGCAACGAACAGGGCTGGTGGATGTCCTTTGCCGGCACGCTGACGTTCAGGAACGCCACCAACCTGCGCGCTGCGCTCGCCGTGGCGGACCGGCAGCTCATCATGGTGGAAACGGATGCGCCGTTCCTGACGCCGCACCCGCACAGGGGACGTCCGAATGCCAGCTACATGGTCCCGTACACGGTCCGGAGCATGGCAGAATTGACAGGCTCCGACCTGGCTGGGCTGTGCACCGCGATCAGCGAAAATACCGTGCGCGCATACGGTTCCTGGGCCTGA
- a CDS encoding resuscitation-promoting factor, which yields MIKFFTSDGKFSYIKVGAQLLVLCGLVAGLVAFVGNNKTITLNVDGKASSVQSFGGTVEQVVKSANLELKPGDRVSPSLDATVQNGTVININQAKEVKVSLDGAEKTVNTTAQDVEDLVTELGVASASSVSAPKDATLSLAGSYVSISTPKTVSIVADGKVNTATTTALTVGKVLEDSGVTLGANDRTSQPANANVVNNMVIKVSRVDTSQTAVTSEEVPFETVTAESADMLKGDKEVTQAGAAGKLERTFKLVLVDGREASRTLVSENVAVQPVTEKVTVGTKAKPVPQAAPAAPAGANTGAAAPAMMNEAMWDKIAQCESTGNWSINSGNGYYGGLQFDIRTWIGAGGGAYAPNASLATKAQQIDIANRVYAQRGLSPWGCGWAATS from the coding sequence GTGATCAAGTTCTTCACATCGGACGGCAAGTTCAGCTATATCAAGGTTGGCGCCCAGCTGCTGGTGCTTTGCGGCCTGGTCGCGGGCCTCGTAGCCTTCGTGGGCAATAACAAAACAATCACGCTCAACGTGGACGGCAAAGCGTCGTCCGTGCAGTCCTTTGGCGGAACAGTGGAACAGGTGGTCAAGAGCGCCAACCTGGAACTGAAGCCCGGCGACCGCGTATCGCCTTCCCTTGACGCGACCGTCCAGAACGGCACCGTCATCAACATCAACCAGGCCAAGGAAGTAAAGGTCAGCCTTGACGGGGCCGAAAAGACAGTCAACACCACGGCGCAGGATGTCGAAGACCTGGTGACCGAACTCGGCGTCGCCAGTGCCTCGTCCGTTTCGGCGCCCAAGGATGCCACCCTCTCGCTGGCCGGTTCCTATGTTTCGATTTCCACCCCCAAGACCGTCAGCATCGTGGCCGACGGCAAGGTGAACACCGCTACCACAACTGCCCTTACCGTTGGCAAGGTCCTGGAGGATTCCGGCGTGACCCTCGGCGCCAACGACCGCACCTCGCAGCCGGCGAACGCCAACGTGGTGAACAACATGGTCATCAAGGTTTCCCGGGTGGACACCAGCCAGACGGCCGTCACCAGTGAAGAGGTGCCCTTCGAGACCGTTACCGCCGAAAGTGCGGACATGCTCAAGGGCGATAAGGAAGTGACCCAGGCAGGCGCTGCCGGCAAGCTTGAGCGGACCTTCAAGCTGGTGCTCGTGGACGGACGGGAAGCTTCCCGCACCCTGGTCTCAGAGAACGTGGCCGTGCAGCCCGTCACCGAGAAGGTCACCGTCGGCACCAAAGCCAAGCCTGTGCCGCAGGCCGCACCTGCGGCACCTGCCGGCGCAAACACCGGGGCGGCAGCACCGGCCATGATGAATGAAGCCATGTGGGACAAGATTGCCCAGTGCGAGTCCACTGGAAACTGGAGCATCAACAGCGGCAACGGCTACTACGGCGGCCTCCAGTTCGACATCCGCACCTGGATCGGAGCCGGCGGCGGTGCCTACGCCCCCAACGCCAGCTTGGCCACCAAGGCGCAGCAGATCGACATCGCCAACCGCGTATACGCGCAGCGCGGCCTGTCGCCCTGGGGCTGCGGCTGGGCAGCAACCAGCTGA